The proteins below are encoded in one region of Terriglobia bacterium:
- a CDS encoding class I SAM-dependent methyltransferase: MNTEKIAFDHELSRGIVAYNEKVGLWWHRQSANSIHRYAYRNIADFIRSSFSRTPRVIVDYACGAGNLLSRLQERFPTSRLMGVDGSSFLLGMARKRLVRQGNGASPHVTLVETLLPDFELPRAVADLVVFAFPNMVPCSAEENGNPCAHQLSRNDRVLARELADRRAPESAGAEDESEPICAALIRDRLVALNIRRLLNRGATCVRVEYGNVRREELPELELLRTEFEEGSLDHKVNGIVPDQWFRVVASCYYRSGVMEDVYHQSEDESDKAGGYFITVLRAC, encoded by the coding sequence ACGAGAAAGTAGGCCTCTGGTGGCACCGCCAGTCTGCAAATTCTATTCACAGGTATGCCTATCGCAACATCGCCGACTTCATCCGATCCTCCTTCTCGCGGACGCCGCGTGTGATCGTGGATTATGCCTGCGGCGCTGGAAATTTGCTGTCGCGGCTCCAGGAGCGTTTCCCCACATCACGCCTCATGGGCGTTGACGGCTCCTCGTTCCTGCTTGGCATGGCCCGCAAGCGCCTGGTTCGCCAGGGAAACGGCGCCTCGCCCCACGTTACCCTGGTCGAGACGCTGCTCCCCGATTTCGAGCTTCCGCGGGCGGTTGCGGACCTCGTGGTGTTCGCCTTTCCCAACATGGTGCCATGTTCTGCAGAAGAGAATGGCAACCCGTGCGCTCACCAGCTCAGCCGCAACGACCGTGTGTTGGCCCGGGAACTGGCTGATCGCCGCGCTCCTGAGAGTGCCGGCGCAGAGGACGAATCTGAACCCATCTGCGCCGCCCTGATCAGAGACAGGCTGGTCGCGCTTAACATACGCCGGCTCTTGAATCGCGGCGCTACCTGCGTGCGGGTGGAGTATGGCAATGTACGCCGTGAGGAGCTGCCCGAGCTCGAGCTGCTGCGCACTGAGTTCGAAGAGGGTTCGCTCGATCACAAGGTGAACGGCATCGTCCCGGATCAGTGGTTCCGTGTTGTGGCCTCCTGCTACTATCGTTCCGGTGTGATGGAGGACGTCTATCATCAATCCGAGGACGAGAGTGACAAGGCGGGCGGAT